Proteins encoded in a region of the Scyliorhinus canicula chromosome 2, sScyCan1.1, whole genome shotgun sequence genome:
- the LOC119961666 gene encoding gamma-crystallin S-1-like — protein sequence MGKIVFYEERNFQGRYYECSGDCAELHSYFSHCNSIRVESGCWVVYERPNYMGYQYVLSRGEYPDYQRWMGFDDCIRSCHLYSYPRGGSHRMRIYERPDFGGQMMEFMDDCPSVYDRFRYRDIHSCHVMDGYWIFYEHPNYRGRQYFMRPGEYRRYSDWGGYNTAVGSFRHVMDF from the exons ATGGGAAAG ATCGTCTTCTATGAAGAAAGAAACTTCCAGGGTCGGTACTATGAATGCTCTGGTGACTGTGCTGAGTTGCACTCGTACTTTAGTCATTGCAACTCCATTCGTGTTGAGAGTGGCTGCTGGGTGGTGTACGAGAGACCCAATTACATGGGATACCAgtatgttctgagcaggggagaaTATCCTGACTACCAGCGCTGGATGGGATTCGATGACTGCATCAGATCATGTCACCTGTATAGTTAC CCTAGAGGAGGCTCCCACAGGATGAGGATTTACGAGAGGCCTGACTTTGGAGGACAGATGATGGAATTCATGGATGACTGTCCATCTGTCTATGATCGTTTCCGTTACCGTGACATCCACTCCTGCCATGTGATGGATGGTTACTGGATCTTCTATGAACATCCCAACTACAGAGGCCGACAGTACTTCATGAGACCCGGAGAATACAGGAGATACAGTGACTGGGGAGGCTACAACACAGCTGTTGGCTCCTTCCGTCATGTCATGGATTTTTAA